A window of the Parabacteroides merdae ATCC 43184 genome harbors these coding sequences:
- a CDS encoding PBP1 and LysM peptidoglycan-binding domain-containing protein: MNKINIYVLTFFLSLAGVSIYAQNNRSQVVITSGQDNNVFFHTIEKGQTVYAIATMYGVTPDDIYRLNPDSKEGIKAGATLKIPQRDIVGGTAKKQDGNYIFHTIQPKETLYSLSIRYTVPATAIVKANPGLSTSTFTIGKTIRIPATQVEDLPTTELKTVTKEIEYTVQKKETMYRICRKFNISSYELIKLNPKLKEGVKAGMTIKIPVQAEENMTTEPATTMLSERDVNALLSEPKSIERVNSVKVALLLPFMTNETIPSTETQRFIEYYEGLLLAVDSLKNTGCSIDLSVYDTGNGTKKLKEILKEDALKNANLIIGAVQNDQIGPVAEFAQKNNIKYVIPFTSKNDDVLSNAYVYQVNTPHSYLYAKAAQGGCDLFAEDNIILLNIRDGKDKTEFIKAFKAEMKQRQIPFTEINYNAETLTADVDTLLRTDKRNVIVPTSGTLEALNKIKSPLRMLAETKPECGLTLFGYPEWQTYTRDCLEDFYALNTYIYSNFYADNLSKEVADFYTKYKNWYSKNLINIFPKYGILGFDTGMFFIGAINKYGSNFENNLDKIHYQGVQTGFDFHRVNNWGGFINTNIFIVHYQSDFNVTRNEVR, from the coding sequence ATGAATAAGATTAACATATATGTACTGACGTTCTTTCTGAGTCTGGCTGGTGTATCTATCTATGCACAAAACAACCGATCACAAGTGGTTATTACAAGCGGACAAGACAATAATGTATTTTTTCATACAATAGAAAAAGGGCAAACTGTTTACGCAATCGCTACCATGTACGGAGTTACGCCCGATGATATTTACCGGCTGAATCCAGATAGCAAAGAGGGGATCAAAGCAGGTGCCACCCTTAAAATACCGCAACGCGACATAGTTGGAGGTACTGCTAAGAAGCAAGATGGAAATTATATTTTCCATACCATACAGCCCAAAGAAACCCTGTATTCATTATCCATCCGGTACACCGTTCCCGCTACCGCCATCGTAAAAGCGAACCCCGGATTGTCTACTTCCACTTTTACAATTGGCAAGACAATCCGCATTCCGGCGACGCAAGTGGAAGATTTACCGACGACGGAGCTCAAGACCGTTACCAAAGAAATTGAATATACCGTCCAGAAAAAGGAAACCATGTACCGGATCTGCCGGAAATTCAATATTTCCAGCTACGAGTTGATCAAGCTTAACCCGAAATTGAAAGAAGGAGTTAAGGCCGGTATGACTATTAAGATACCCGTACAAGCCGAAGAGAATATGACAACCGAACCTGCAACCACCATGCTTTCGGAAAGAGATGTCAATGCGTTGCTCTCAGAACCGAAAAGCATCGAGCGCGTCAACAGCGTCAAAGTAGCCTTGTTATTGCCGTTTATGACAAATGAGACTATCCCGTCTACGGAGACACAACGCTTCATCGAATATTACGAAGGTCTCTTGCTGGCGGTGGACAGTCTTAAAAACACAGGCTGTTCTATCGATCTGTCAGTTTATGATACAGGAAACGGAACGAAGAAACTGAAAGAGATCCTGAAAGAGGATGCCTTGAAGAATGCCAACCTCATCATCGGAGCCGTACAAAACGACCAGATCGGCCCGGTTGCGGAATTTGCCCAGAAGAACAACATCAAATATGTGATTCCTTTTACATCGAAGAACGACGATGTGTTGTCAAACGCATATGTTTACCAGGTAAATACGCCCCACTCCTACCTGTATGCCAAAGCGGCTCAAGGCGGATGCGACCTATTTGCCGAAGACAATATAATCCTACTGAACATCAGGGACGGCAAGGATAAAACCGAATTTATCAAGGCATTCAAAGCCGAGATGAAACAACGGCAGATCCCATTTACCGAAATCAATTATAATGCCGAAACCCTAACTGCCGATGTCGACACGCTCCTCAGAACAGACAAACGGAACGTGATCGTACCGACTTCGGGCACATTGGAGGCTCTAAACAAGATCAAGTCTCCGTTACGTATGCTGGCGGAAACAAAACCCGAATGCGGACTGACCTTGTTCGGCTATCCTGAATGGCAGACATATACGCGTGACTGTCTGGAAGATTTCTATGCACTGAACACATATATATACAGTAACTTCTATGCTGACAACCTGTCGAAAGAGGTGGCAGACTTCTATACCAAATATAAAAACTGGTATAGTAAAAACCTGATCAATATATTCCCTAAATATGGTATTTTAGGATTCGACACCGGTATGTTTTTCATTGGAGCAATCAACAAATATGGTTCCAACTTCGAGAATAATCTGGATAAAATTCATTACCAGGGCGTACAGACCGGATTCGATTTCCATCGCGTAAATAACTGGGGAGGTTTCATTAATACGAACATCTTTATTGTTCATTATCAGAGTGATTTCAATGTAACACGGAACGAAGTAAGATGA
- a CDS encoding PDDEXK-like family protein, which produces MDKIQTLLSQISLLSKKNNEILEIMGTRFNIFHILGVSHYENTHSTILAELLNPEGTHGLHNSFLKLFLDINQIEGFDSRNALVRTEVAVSEYGRIDILIESSNWAVIIENKFYAKDQPEQLKRYNEYAIGKYGVGNYMILYLTPDGRYASDDSGRGVDYRCISYKKTIIEWLGQCVGIAVHRPLVRETINQYINYLKQLTGQDMSTIVQSEIINLLSKAENIESVLQIPTYIEAVKDAIMTKMIQSVALECGVKGGLRTDLKEREFYFYKESWKEGTSIYFGLDKGKVYYAIKTKESLDGKAKPEIYLEHLFEEGIDAFDPYGYGYICEYDWLTNNHIWVEMADGSFAKKYIIPSVKKILEFVECDEMLKSKLEERNENV; this is translated from the coding sequence ATGGACAAAATACAAACCCTCTTATCTCAAATATCTTTATTGTCAAAAAAGAATAATGAGATTTTGGAAATAATGGGTACTCGTTTTAATATATTTCATATTTTAGGAGTGAGCCATTATGAAAATACTCATTCTACTATTCTGGCAGAACTCTTGAATCCTGAAGGAACACACGGATTACATAACTCATTCTTAAAGCTGTTTTTGGATATAAATCAGATAGAAGGTTTTGACTCCCGGAATGCTTTGGTAAGGACAGAAGTCGCAGTTTCTGAATATGGAAGAATTGACATTCTTATAGAAAGTTCAAATTGGGCAGTTATTATCGAAAATAAGTTTTATGCCAAGGATCAGCCGGAACAGTTAAAACGTTATAATGAATATGCAATAGGGAAATATGGCGTAGGAAATTATATGATTCTATATTTAACACCGGACGGCAGATATGCCTCTGATGATAGTGGGAGAGGAGTTGATTATAGATGTATTTCTTATAAAAAAACTATTATAGAGTGGCTGGGACAATGTGTCGGGATTGCAGTTCACCGACCGTTGGTCCGTGAAACAATAAATCAATATATAAATTATTTAAAACAATTAACAGGACAAGATATGAGCACGATAGTTCAATCTGAAATTATTAATTTGCTTTCGAAAGCTGAAAATATAGAGTCTGTTTTGCAAATACCGACCTATATAGAAGCCGTGAAAGATGCCATTATGACAAAAATGATTCAATCTGTGGCCTTGGAATGTGGCGTGAAAGGTGGATTACGGACAGACCTAAAGGAGCGTGAGTTTTATTTTTATAAGGAATCATGGAAAGAAGGAACTTCTATTTATTTTGGATTGGATAAAGGTAAAGTTTATTATGCAATTAAAACAAAAGAGTCTCTGGATGGGAAGGCTAAGCCGGAAATATATCTGGAACATTTATTTGAAGAAGGAATAGATGCGTTTGATCCTTATGGCTATGGATATATTTGTGAATATGACTGGTTGACAAATAATCATATATGGGTGGAGATGGCTGATGGTTCATTTGCCAAGAAGTATATTATTCCTTCTGTAAAGAAGATACTTGAATTTGTCGAATGTGATGAAATGTTGAAATCAAAATTAGAAGAAAGAAATGAAAACGTTTAA
- a CDS encoding RecQ family ATP-dependent DNA helicase has product MDVYHKILRKYWGYPAFRPLQEDIIHSVCAGRDTLGLMPTGGGKSVTFQVPALAMEGICLVITPLIALMRDQVDNLRRVGIKATAVYSGMGRQEIVAELENCVSGQYKFLYVSPERLATGLFREKLQAMNVCLLVVDESHCISQWGYDFRPSYLHIADIREQLPGVPVLALTATATPEVVDDIQRRLLFKEKNVFRTSFVRPNLAYIVRRTEDKLGTLAYILGKVPGTAIVYTRSRKQTKEAALFLQQAGISADFFHAGLNREEKAIRQHRWKNNECRVMVATNAFGMGIDKPDVRLVVHLDMPGSLEEYFQEAGRVGRDSRKAFAVALCTDTDSFHLKKRIDDEFPEKKLIGKVYEALGDYFRIQEGQGKDIVHNFELTDFYSTCQLPPLQIHHALKLLELSGYIEYCEAIDESSFQTASQITYTHPRVRTNALIIPSSAYEERRERMKKRISKVVEYMNGIHICRSRLLLSYFGEKNTEDCGCCDVCLSKNDSGLNNRDFNAIRDLLLRLLSTRQLLPVTTLLPLLPFPEEKIVTTIRFLAEHDKRFYLKEGKVGIFTDIGNAR; this is encoded by the coding sequence GTGGATGTCTACCATAAGATCTTAAGGAAGTATTGGGGATACCCTGCTTTCCGTCCCCTACAGGAGGATATTATCCATTCCGTCTGTGCCGGAAGAGACACGCTCGGCCTGATGCCGACGGGAGGCGGCAAATCGGTCACCTTCCAGGTTCCGGCATTGGCGATGGAAGGGATTTGCCTTGTCATTACCCCGCTTATCGCTTTGATGCGCGACCAGGTCGACAATCTGCGCCGGGTCGGGATCAAAGCTACGGCTGTATATTCGGGCATGGGCCGGCAGGAAATCGTTGCGGAATTGGAGAATTGCGTTTCCGGACAATACAAGTTCCTGTACGTTTCGCCCGAACGGCTTGCCACCGGATTATTCAGGGAAAAGCTACAGGCCATGAACGTCTGCCTGTTAGTGGTGGATGAAAGCCATTGTATCTCGCAATGGGGCTATGACTTCCGCCCTTCCTATCTCCATATCGCCGACATTCGGGAGCAACTGCCCGGCGTGCCGGTACTGGCACTGACGGCGACTGCCACGCCCGAAGTCGTGGACGACATACAGAGACGATTGCTTTTCAAGGAGAAGAATGTGTTCCGGACAAGCTTTGTCCGTCCGAACCTTGCCTACATCGTGCGCCGTACGGAAGACAAGCTGGGCACACTGGCCTACATACTCGGAAAAGTGCCCGGCACGGCTATCGTCTATACCCGGAGCCGGAAACAGACAAAAGAGGCAGCTCTCTTCCTGCAACAAGCCGGAATATCTGCCGATTTCTTTCATGCCGGACTGAACCGGGAAGAAAAGGCGATCCGGCAGCACCGTTGGAAAAATAACGAGTGCCGCGTAATGGTCGCCACGAATGCTTTCGGGATGGGAATCGACAAGCCGGACGTGCGGTTGGTTGTCCATCTGGATATGCCGGGATCATTGGAAGAATATTTCCAGGAGGCAGGCCGCGTCGGACGAGACAGCCGGAAAGCCTTTGCAGTAGCTCTCTGTACAGATACGGATAGTTTTCATCTGAAAAAGCGGATAGACGATGAGTTTCCCGAAAAGAAGCTGATCGGAAAAGTATATGAAGCGTTGGGCGATTATTTCCGAATTCAGGAAGGACAAGGAAAAGATATCGTTCATAACTTTGAACTGACGGATTTCTATTCCACTTGCCAGCTTCCTCCGCTACAGATACATCATGCATTGAAGTTGCTAGAACTGTCCGGCTACATTGAATATTGCGAAGCAATAGACGAATCATCCTTCCAGACCGCCTCCCAAATCACATATACGCATCCACGTGTGCGAACAAATGCCCTTATTATCCCATCTTCCGCTTATGAGGAACGTCGGGAAAGAATGAAAAAACGCATTTCGAAAGTGGTGGAATACATGAACGGGATACATATATGCCGGAGTCGCCTGCTACTCTCCTATTTCGGGGAAAAGAATACGGAAGATTGCGGATGTTGCGACGTCTGCCTTTCCAAGAATGATTCCGGCCTGAACAACCGGGATTTCAACGCCATACGCGACCTGTTACTCAGACTGCTTTCCACCCGGCAACTGCTTCCTGTCACCACCTTGCTCCCCTTATTACCTTTTCCGGAGGAAAAAATCGTCACCACCATCCGCTTCCTAGCCGAGCATGACAAACGGTTTTATTTGAAAGAGGGAAAGGTGGGAATTTTTACGGATATCGGAAATGCCAGATAA
- a CDS encoding L-threonylcarbamoyladenylate synthase, producing MTEDIQKACEIMQAGGIILYPTDTIWGIGCDATNEKAVQKVYELKKRTDNKAMLVLTDSSAKLSMYVSDMPDIAWDLIEVADKPLTIIYPHAKNLASNLLGEDGSVGIRVTNEEFSRKLCERFRRPLVSTSANVSGEPSPGNFSEVSDSIKNGVDYIVKYRQDDMSKAKPSNIIKLGDGGVIQVIR from the coding sequence ATGACGGAAGATATTCAAAAAGCCTGCGAAATTATGCAGGCGGGAGGCATAATACTCTATCCTACAGATACGATCTGGGGAATTGGTTGCGATGCGACCAACGAGAAAGCCGTACAAAAAGTGTACGAGTTGAAGAAGAGAACGGACAATAAGGCTATGCTGGTATTGACCGACAGTTCGGCAAAACTGAGCATGTACGTGTCGGATATGCCCGATATAGCTTGGGACCTGATCGAAGTGGCCGATAAACCGCTTACGATTATCTATCCTCATGCAAAGAATCTGGCGAGCAATCTCTTAGGTGAAGACGGAAGTGTCGGCATCCGGGTGACGAACGAAGAGTTTTCCCGTAAACTGTGCGAACGTTTCCGCAGGCCATTGGTTTCCACCTCTGCGAACGTGAGCGGCGAGCCTTCTCCGGGTAATTTCAGCGAGGTGTCGGACAGTATTAAGAACGGGGTCGATTATATTGTGAAATATCGCCAGGATGATATGAGCAAGGCCAAGCCTTCCAATATCATCAAATTAGGAGACGGTGGCGTTATCCAGGTAATCAGATAA
- the recJ gene encoding single-stranded-DNA-specific exonuclease RecJ: MITKWNFQTPTEEELHKRDRLASQLGLSPVVCLLLVQRGLTTVEEVKKFFKPSLNDLHDPFLMPDMEKAVKRLNKALGNKEKILIYGDYDVDGTTAVSLVYKYLRPYSSALDYYIPDRYDEGYGISYKGINYARENGITLVISLDCGIKAIEKIEYAKQLGIDFIICDHHMPDDTLPDAVAVLDAKRVDSVYPYEHLSGCGVGFKFMQAFAKSNNFPFADLEKLLELTAVSIASDIVPITGENRILAYYGLKQLNSNPSLGLKGIIDICGLSGKEITISDIVFKIGPRINASGRMMNGKEAVELLLAKDVDVAREKSESINQYNEERRELDKKITDEANAIIDEFQNMEDRKAIIVYNPGWHKGVIGIVASRLTEKYYRPAVVLTKSSELITGSARSVTGFDIYKAIESCRDLLENFGGHTYAAGLSLKEENLDAFTQRFLKLAADEIIPEQMTPQIDIDAVLDLQDINAKFMSELKKMNPFGPDNQKPVFCSLGVKDYGTSKLVGKDLEHIKLELIDDKSNTPIHGIAFGMHQHNTHIKNMKPFNICYTIEENTYNGNTSLQLMVKDIKENDI, encoded by the coding sequence ATGATTACAAAATGGAACTTTCAAACCCCAACAGAAGAAGAGTTACATAAGAGAGACAGGCTGGCAAGCCAACTGGGACTCAGTCCGGTCGTATGTCTTTTGCTCGTTCAGCGAGGACTCACCACTGTTGAAGAGGTGAAGAAATTCTTTAAACCCAGCTTGAACGACCTGCATGATCCATTCCTCATGCCAGATATGGAGAAGGCGGTCAAACGCTTGAATAAAGCACTGGGTAATAAAGAAAAGATTTTGATTTACGGAGACTACGATGTAGACGGTACGACTGCCGTCTCATTGGTCTACAAGTATTTGCGTCCTTATTCATCGGCATTGGATTATTATATTCCGGACCGGTATGACGAAGGATACGGGATTTCGTACAAAGGGATCAATTACGCCCGGGAAAACGGGATCACGCTAGTGATCTCGCTCGACTGCGGCATCAAGGCCATCGAAAAGATCGAATATGCCAAGCAGTTGGGGATCGATTTTATTATCTGCGACCATCACATGCCGGACGACACATTGCCCGATGCCGTCGCCGTACTGGATGCCAAGCGGGTGGACTCGGTCTATCCGTACGAACATCTGTCGGGATGCGGCGTCGGGTTCAAGTTCATGCAGGCATTCGCCAAAAGCAACAACTTCCCGTTTGCCGACCTGGAGAAACTGCTGGAGCTGACGGCGGTCAGCATCGCCTCGGACATCGTCCCCATCACCGGCGAAAACCGCATATTGGCTTACTACGGCCTGAAGCAGCTTAACAGCAATCCGAGCCTCGGCCTGAAAGGGATCATCGATATCTGCGGCCTGTCGGGCAAAGAGATCACGATCAGCGACATCGTCTTCAAGATCGGACCTCGCATCAACGCTTCCGGCCGTATGATGAACGGAAAGGAAGCGGTCGAACTGCTCCTGGCGAAGGATGTCGACGTGGCCCGCGAAAAGAGCGAGAGCATCAACCAGTATAACGAAGAACGCCGCGAACTGGACAAGAAGATTACAGACGAGGCGAACGCCATCATCGACGAATTCCAGAACATGGAAGACCGTAAGGCGATCATCGTCTACAATCCGGGATGGCACAAAGGGGTGATCGGCATCGTCGCTTCCCGCCTGACGGAAAAATACTACCGCCCGGCAGTCGTCCTGACGAAATCGTCCGAACTGATCACTGGTTCCGCTCGCTCGGTCACGGGATTCGACATATACAAAGCAATCGAAAGCTGCCGCGACCTGTTGGAAAACTTCGGTGGCCACACGTATGCCGCCGGCCTCTCCCTGAAAGAGGAAAACCTGGACGCTTTCACCCAGCGGTTCCTCAAGCTGGCCGCCGACGAGATCATCCCCGAACAGATGACGCCGCAGATCGATATAGATGCCGTGCTGGACCTGCAAGATATCAACGCCAAGTTCATGAGTGAGTTGAAAAAGATGAATCCGTTCGGCCCGGACAACCAGAAGCCCGTATTCTGCTCGCTCGGAGTCAAAGATTACGGAACCAGCAAGTTGGTAGGGAAAGACTTGGAACATATCAAACTGGAATTGATCGACGACAAGTCGAACACACCGATACACGGCATTGCATTCGGCATGCACCAGCACAATACGCATATCAAGAACATGAAGCCTTTCAATATCTGCTACACCATCGAGGAGAACACCTACAACGGCAACACGTCGTTGCAACTGATGGTGAAGGACATCAAGGAGAACGATATATGA